One window of Deinococcus planocerae genomic DNA carries:
- the vapC gene encoding type II toxin-antitoxin system VapC family toxin: MRVIVDSNVWSEAFRKQMGDPSPELRLLRELIREGRVQMLGCIRQEVLQGLRRQEVFERIRQDLRALPDREASFLEYELAAEFFNTCQSRGIQGSSTDFLIAACSVTWGLPLLTKDKDFQRYAEHIPLELVKV; this comes from the coding sequence GTGAGGGTCATTGTTGACAGCAATGTCTGGTCCGAAGCCTTCAGGAAGCAGATGGGCGACCCCTCCCCGGAATTGCGGCTGCTGAGGGAGCTGATCCGCGAGGGTCGCGTCCAGATGCTCGGCTGCATCCGGCAAGAGGTGTTGCAGGGTCTACGGAGGCAGGAGGTTTTCGAGCGAATCCGCCAGGACTTGCGGGCCCTTCCAGACCGGGAGGCGTCCTTCCTTGAATACGAGTTGGCGGCGGAGTTCTTCAACACCTGCCAGAGCAGGGGCATTCAGGGGAGCAGCACCGACTTCCTGATCGCGGCCTGTAGCGTGACCTGGGGGCTCCCACTTCTCACGAAGGACAAGGATTTCCAGCGGTATGCCGAGCACATCCCGTTGGAGTTGGTGAAGGTTTAG
- a CDS encoding type II toxin-antitoxin system VapB family antitoxin, producing MATNLQIDPDLLERALEIGGRRTKRETVNEALAEYIQRREQLKILDLFGTVDPADMMTDEEMRAQRKRS from the coding sequence ATGGCGACGAACCTGCAAATCGACCCCGACCTGCTGGAGCGCGCGCTGGAGATCGGTGGCCGACGCACCAAGCGCGAGACGGTCAACGAGGCGCTGGCCGAGTACATCCAGCGCCGCGAACAGCTCAAAATTCTGGACCTGTTCGGGACGGTGGACCCGGCAGACATGATGACTGACGAAGAAATGCGGGCGCAGCGGAAGCGTTCGTGA
- a CDS encoding ribbon-helix-helix domain-containing protein yields the protein MTHGTAQRVTVSLSPHLARYLDEYQKMHKLASRSEAVAEAIQALREKQLAEEYAQMARDNDPLYDVVLADLRDGLEESDGSEWR from the coding sequence ATGACACACGGAACTGCGCAACGTGTGACGGTCAGCCTGTCACCGCACCTTGCCCGTTATCTCGATGAGTACCAGAAGATGCACAAGCTCGCCAGCAGAAGCGAGGCCGTTGCCGAGGCCATTCAGGCCCTGCGCGAGAAGCAACTGGCCGAGGAATACGCGCAGATGGCGCGCGACAACGACCCCCTCTACGACGTTGTTCTCGCCGACCTCAGGGACGGGCTGGAGGAGAGCGACGGCAGCGAGTGGCGGTAG
- a CDS encoding type II toxin-antitoxin system PemK/MazF family toxin, with protein sequence MAVGLIRRGDILLVNFAPAREGEANYTRPAVVVTNNAANANAPVLMVVPLTTNLERLYSIHLLLPHQRTGLNEDSKAQPEAMRAISLSRVLRRLGHVPEDLMEQLNERIRLHLAL encoded by the coding sequence GTGGCGGTAGGGTTGATTCGCCGGGGTGACATTCTATTGGTGAACTTCGCTCCCGCCCGCGAAGGCGAAGCGAACTACACCCGCCCTGCCGTCGTGGTGACCAACAACGCCGCCAACGCCAATGCCCCGGTGCTGATGGTCGTCCCACTGACGACCAATCTGGAGCGGCTGTACTCCATTCACCTGTTGCTGCCGCATCAACGCACCGGGCTCAACGAGGACAGCAAGGCCCAGCCGGAGGCCATGAGGGCCATCTCGCTGAGCCGCGTTCTTCGCCGCCTCGGTCACGTTCCCGAAGACCTGATGGAGCAATTGAACGAGCGAATCAGACTTCACCTTGCTCTGTAG
- the carB gene encoding carbamoyl-phosphate synthase large subunit has translation MPKRTDLQTILILGSGPIQIGQAAEFDYSGTQALKALKKEGYRLVLVNSNPATIMTDPDLADATYLEPLTPEFVRKVIEKERPDALLPTLGGQTALNLAMDLNANGTLAEFGVELIGANAEAIHKGEDREAFQAAMKKIGVETARGKMVHSMEEAVEYQKEIGLPIVIRPSFTLGGTGGGIAHTYEDFLKITEGGLRDSPVHSVLLEESILGWKEYELEVMRDHADTVVIITSIENFDPMGVHTGDSITVAPAQTLSDVEYQRLRDQSLAIIREIGVDTGGSNIQFAVDPSNGRVIVIEMNPRVSRSSALASKATGFPIAKIAALLAVGYHLDELPNDITRSTPASFEPSIDYVVTKIPRFAFEKFPGTPDALGTQMRSVGEVMAIGRTFKESVQKALRSIESDVRGAFAAMSDDELRGLLYGNPRRIEAVLELLRRGEGVAALHDATKIDRWFLGQLQEIVDAEKEIADLGPIGGWKYEIWREVKRLGFSDARLGELVGLSELEVRGLRKAAKATPVYKTVDTCAAEFEAYTPYHYSTYEWEDEVTPTDKPKVVILGSGPNRIGQGVEFDYATVHAVWALQEAGYETIMVNSNPETVSTDYDTADRLYFEPLTFEDVMNIVEHEKPVGVIVQLGGQTPLKLARRLADAGAPIIGTPPATIHEAEDRASFNALCERLGLPQPKGKVAETPAQARELAAELGFPLMARPSYVLGGRAMRTVRSMEELTTYLDEVYAAVEGQPSILLDQFLEGALELDVDTLCDGERAVVAGIMEHVEAAGVHSGDSACVLPPVNLSPELMAHVKADTERLALELGVRGLMNVQWAVKDGTAYILEANPRASRTVPFVSKAVNHPLAKSAARIAVGQTLEHIGFTETPTPPMYSVKEVHLPFLKFKGVLPVLGPEMKSTGESMGIDADPYLAFYRAALGAKSNLPLSGTALLLGDGLDDVAATLEGAGLRVIREQEGDTLPDLLIDVTASPLLRTALERGKPIVSTREGAEWTARAIAAAKGRELGVRSLQEWVW, from the coding sequence ATGCCCAAGCGCACTGACCTCCAGACCATCCTGATTCTCGGCAGCGGCCCCATCCAGATAGGGCAGGCCGCCGAGTTCGACTATTCGGGCACGCAGGCGCTCAAGGCGCTGAAAAAAGAAGGCTACCGGCTGGTGCTGGTGAACTCCAACCCGGCGACGATCATGACCGACCCCGACCTCGCCGACGCCACCTACCTGGAGCCGCTGACGCCCGAGTTCGTCCGCAAGGTGATCGAGAAGGAGCGCCCCGACGCCCTGCTCCCCACCCTGGGCGGGCAGACGGCCCTCAACCTGGCGATGGACCTCAACGCCAACGGGACCCTCGCCGAGTTCGGCGTGGAACTCATCGGCGCCAATGCCGAGGCCATCCACAAGGGCGAGGACCGCGAGGCGTTCCAGGCCGCCATGAAGAAGATCGGCGTGGAGACGGCGCGGGGGAAGATGGTGCATTCGATGGAGGAGGCCGTGGAGTACCAGAAGGAAATCGGCCTCCCCATCGTCATCCGGCCCTCCTTCACGCTGGGCGGCACGGGCGGCGGCATCGCGCACACCTACGAGGACTTCCTGAAGATTACCGAGGGCGGACTGCGCGACTCGCCCGTTCATTCGGTGCTGCTCGAAGAATCCATCCTGGGCTGGAAGGAGTACGAGCTGGAGGTCATGCGCGACCACGCCGACACGGTGGTCATCATCACCTCCATCGAGAACTTCGACCCGATGGGCGTGCACACCGGGGACTCGATCACGGTGGCCCCGGCGCAGACCCTCAGCGACGTGGAGTACCAGCGGCTGCGGGACCAGAGCCTCGCCATCATCCGCGAGATCGGGGTGGACACGGGCGGCTCCAACATCCAGTTCGCGGTCGATCCCAGCAACGGGCGCGTCATCGTGATCGAGATGAACCCGCGTGTCAGCCGCTCCAGTGCGCTGGCGAGCAAGGCGACCGGCTTCCCCATCGCCAAGATCGCCGCCCTGCTCGCGGTGGGCTACCACCTCGACGAGTTGCCGAACGACATCACCCGCTCCACGCCCGCCTCCTTCGAGCCGAGCATCGATTACGTGGTGACGAAGATTCCGCGCTTCGCCTTCGAGAAGTTCCCCGGCACGCCCGACGCGCTGGGCACCCAGATGCGCTCGGTGGGCGAGGTCATGGCGATTGGCCGCACCTTCAAGGAGAGCGTGCAGAAGGCGCTGCGGAGCATCGAGTCGGATGTGCGCGGGGCGTTCGCGGCCATGAGCGACGACGAGTTGCGTGGCCTGCTGTACGGCAACCCGAGGCGTATCGAGGCCGTGCTCGAACTGCTGCGGCGGGGCGAGGGCGTGGCGGCCCTCCACGACGCGACGAAGATCGACCGCTGGTTCCTGGGGCAGCTTCAGGAGATCGTGGACGCCGAGAAGGAGATCGCGGACCTAGGCCCCATCGGGGGCTGGAAGTACGAAATCTGGCGTGAGGTCAAGCGGCTGGGCTTCTCCGACGCGCGGCTGGGCGAACTCGTGGGGCTGAGCGAGCTGGAGGTGCGCGGGCTTCGCAAGGCCGCCAAGGCCACACCGGTCTACAAGACGGTGGACACCTGCGCCGCCGAGTTCGAGGCGTACACGCCCTACCACTACTCGACCTACGAGTGGGAGGACGAGGTGACGCCGACCGACAAGCCCAAGGTGGTGATTCTGGGCAGCGGCCCCAACCGCATCGGGCAGGGGGTGGAGTTCGACTACGCGACCGTCCACGCCGTCTGGGCGCTACAGGAGGCAGGCTATGAGACGATCATGGTCAACTCCAACCCGGAGACGGTCAGCACCGACTACGACACCGCCGACCGCCTGTACTTCGAGCCGCTGACCTTCGAGGACGTGATGAACATCGTCGAGCACGAAAAGCCCGTCGGCGTGATCGTGCAGCTCGGCGGGCAGACGCCCCTCAAGCTCGCGCGGCGGCTGGCGGACGCGGGCGCCCCCATCATCGGCACCCCCCCGGCGACGATCCACGAGGCGGAGGACCGCGCCTCCTTCAACGCCCTGTGCGAGCGGCTGGGGCTGCCGCAGCCGAAGGGCAAGGTGGCCGAGACGCCCGCGCAGGCCCGCGAACTCGCCGCCGAACTGGGTTTCCCCCTCATGGCCCGGCCCTCCTACGTGCTGGGGGGCCGCGCGATGCGGACGGTGCGGAGCATGGAGGAGCTGACGACCTATCTGGACGAGGTGTACGCCGCCGTCGAGGGGCAGCCGTCCATCCTGCTCGACCAGTTTCTGGAAGGTGCCCTGGAACTCGACGTGGACACCCTCTGCGACGGGGAGCGGGCGGTCGTGGCGGGGATCATGGAACACGTCGAGGCCGCCGGGGTCCACTCGGGCGACTCCGCGTGCGTGCTGCCCCCGGTGAACCTCTCCCCCGAACTGATGGCCCACGTGAAGGCCGACACGGAACGCCTCGCCCTGGAGCTGGGTGTGCGGGGCCTGATGAACGTGCAGTGGGCGGTGAAGGACGGCACCGCGTACATCCTGGAGGCCAATCCGCGGGCCAGCCGCACCGTGCCCTTCGTCTCCAAGGCCGTGAACCACCCGCTCGCCAAGAGTGCCGCGCGCATCGCCGTGGGGCAGACGCTGGAGCACATCGGTTTCACCGAGACGCCCACGCCCCCCATGTACTCGGTCAAGGAGGTGCACCTGCCCTTCCTGAAGTTCAAGGGGGTGCTGCCCGTCCTCGGCCCGGAGATGAAGAGCACGGGCGAGAGCATGGGCATCGACGCGGACCCGTACCTCGCCTTCTACCGCGCGGCGCTGGGGGCCAAGAGCAACCTGCCACTGTCGGGCACGGCGCTCCTCCTGGGGGACGGTCTGGATGACGTGGCCGCCACGCTGGAGGGCGCGGGGCTGCGGGTCATCCGCGAGCAGGAAGGCGACACGTTGCCCGACCTCCTTATCGACGTGACCGCCTCACCGCTCCTCCGCACCGCCCTGGAACGCGGCAAGCCCATCGTCAGCACCCGCGAAGGCGCCGAGTGGACGGCCAGGGCGATAGCGGCGGCGAAGGGGAGGGAACTGGGGGTGCGGAGCTTGCAGGAGTGGGTTTGGTAG
- a CDS encoding DUF433 domain-containing protein: MEPLEKRELACSPCYWSCPRIYPSGRPCIRGMRIRVSDVLELLGVGVDEILGDYPDLEREDIEAVLLWDAESSKSPS, translated from the coding sequence GTGGAACCACTTGAAAAGCGTGAACTTGCATGTTCCCCATGCTACTGGTCATGCCCCCGCATCTACCCCAGCGGACGCCCCTGCATTCGCGGGATGCGGATTCGGGTGAGTGATGTGCTGGAGTTGCTGGGGGTAGGGGTGGACGAGATTCTGGGGGACTACCCGGATTTGGAGCGGGAGGATATTGAGGCGGTGCTGCTCTGGGACGCTGAGAGTAGCAAGTCTCCCTCTTAA
- a CDS encoding PIN domain-containing protein — translation MRLVLDANIVVGELLRRRGQVRFEVLDAELLMTPRASREATYELERRLEIMATRAGLSEGGRQAWLLTALKLLRRRVTVIPEATFAPFESQARLRIPRDPDDWPTVALALALNAEVWTEDGDFFGCGLAVWRTDVLYAHLDDSAASAS, via the coding sequence CTGAGACTTGTTCTCGATGCAAATATCGTCGTGGGAGAACTGCTGCGGCGGCGTGGTCAGGTGAGGTTCGAGGTCCTGGACGCCGAGTTGCTCATGACGCCCCGGGCCTCCAGAGAGGCGACCTACGAGCTGGAGCGGCGACTGGAGATCATGGCGACCCGAGCTGGTCTGAGTGAGGGCGGGCGGCAAGCCTGGCTCCTCACCGCGCTGAAGCTCCTCAGGAGGCGCGTGACGGTGATCCCGGAGGCCACCTTTGCCCCCTTCGAGTCCCAGGCCCGCCTCCGCATCCCCCGGGACCCCGACGACTGGCCCACCGTTGCCCTCGCGCTCGCCCTGAATGCAGAGGTTTGGACGGAGGATGGGGATTTCTTCGGCTGTGGGCTGGCAGTGTGGCGTACTGATGTGCTCTACGCGCACCTTGACGACTCGGCGGCCTCAGCCTCCTGA
- a CDS encoding LysE/ArgO family amino acid transporter: MPPFLRGLTLGLSLIVAIGPQNAFVLRQGLTRRYGLLAALACSLADTALITFGVLGVGALLARSPALVTLGTLAGASFLLWYGWRSFRSARHPGTLQTEGQAAQTPGTILVTAAAFSLLNPHAILDTVVLIGGASAGLGSAGRTAFLLGTVLASWTWFFALALLAGRLAPLMRSPRAWQVLDVLIGVVMWTIAAGLIRGVFSGG; this comes from the coding sequence GTGCCCCCCTTCCTGCGCGGCCTGACGCTGGGCCTCTCGCTGATCGTCGCCATCGGGCCGCAAAACGCCTTCGTGCTGCGGCAGGGGTTGACGCGGCGGTATGGCTTGCTGGCGGCGCTCGCGTGCTCGCTGGCGGATACGGCGTTGATCACCTTCGGGGTGCTCGGCGTCGGGGCGCTCCTCGCGCGGTCCCCGGCGCTGGTGACCCTCGGGACGCTGGCGGGCGCGAGCTTTCTGCTGTGGTACGGGTGGCGGTCCTTCCGGTCGGCCCGGCACCCGGGCACACTCCAGACTGAGGGGCAGGCCGCGCAGACCCCAGGCACGATCCTCGTCACGGCTGCCGCCTTCAGCCTCCTCAATCCCCACGCGATCCTCGACACGGTGGTCCTGATCGGTGGGGCGAGCGCGGGGCTGGGGAGTGCAGGGCGCACCGCCTTCCTCCTCGGCACGGTCCTCGCCTCGTGGACGTGGTTTTTCGCCCTCGCCCTGCTCGCGGGCCGCCTCGCGCCGCTGATGCGCTCGCCCCGGGCGTGGCAGGTGCTGGACGTGCTGATCGGGGTGGTGATGTGGACGATTGCGGCGGGTCTGATTCGGGGCGTGTTCTCAGGAGGCTGA
- a CDS encoding pyridoxal phosphate-dependent aminotransferase has protein sequence MPELLPRARSSSESVFAHMSRLALKHGAVNLGQGFPSDPPPAFLLDAARRAVGTADQYSPPIGLPVLRDAIGTDLGVDGADVVVTSGATEALSVLALALYGPGDEVLMLEPVFDVYVPQARLAGAVPVTVPMRLTDAEGWTLDLDAVRRAITPRTRALLLNSPYNPTGTVFSRTELEVLVALAREHDLWIVSDEVYDELYFGERPTALRDLAPERTFTVGSAGKRLEATGWRVGWIACPPGLAPNVAAIRQVGSFCAPTPLQVAVAVALPVARRTGFYETLRAEYGERMRLLAEGLRSLGATVFTPSGTYFLTLRRPGWSAEALVEEAGVAVIPGDAFFVNHPAPGGLFRLAFCKSRGELGRALERLERAARVGA, from the coding sequence ATGCCAGAACTCCTGCCGCGTGCCCGGTCGTCTTCGGAGAGCGTGTTCGCGCATATGAGCCGCCTCGCGCTCAAGCACGGGGCCGTCAACTTGGGGCAGGGCTTTCCCTCCGACCCGCCGCCCGCCTTCCTGCTCGACGCGGCACGGCGGGCGGTGGGCACGGCGGACCAGTACTCCCCCCCGATTGGCCTGCCTGTCCTCCGGGACGCCATCGGCACCGACCTGGGGGTGGACGGCGCGGACGTGGTGGTGACCTCGGGGGCGACCGAGGCGCTCAGCGTCCTGGCGCTGGCCCTCTACGGCCCCGGCGACGAGGTGCTCATGCTGGAGCCCGTGTTCGACGTGTACGTGCCTCAGGCCCGCCTCGCGGGCGCCGTGCCCGTCACCGTGCCCATGCGCCTGACGGACGCGGAGGGCTGGACGCTCGACCTGGACGCCGTGAGAAGGGCCATCACCCCCCGCACCCGGGCGCTCCTTCTCAACAGCCCCTACAACCCCACCGGCACCGTCTTCTCACGGACCGAACTGGAAGTTCTCGTCGCCCTCGCGCGGGAGCACGACCTGTGGATCGTCAGCGACGAGGTGTACGACGAGCTTTATTTCGGAGAGCGGCCCACGGCCCTGCGTGACCTCGCCCCCGAGCGCACCTTCACGGTGGGGAGCGCGGGCAAGCGGCTGGAGGCGACGGGTTGGCGGGTGGGGTGGATCGCGTGCCCGCCGGGGCTGGCGCCCAACGTCGCGGCGATCCGGCAGGTGGGCTCCTTCTGCGCGCCCACGCCCCTTCAGGTGGCGGTGGCGGTGGCCCTGCCCGTCGCGCGGCGCACAGGGTTCTACGAGACCCTACGGGCCGAGTACGGGGAGCGGATGAGGCTCCTGGCGGAGGGCCTGCGGAGCCTGGGGGCCACCGTGTTCACCCCGAGCGGCACCTACTTTCTCACCCTGCGCCGTCCGGGCTGGAGCGCCGAGGCGCTGGTGGAGGAGGCGGGGGTGGCCGTGATTCCCGGGGACGCCTTCTTCGTGAACCACCCGGCGCCGGGTGGCCTGTTCCGGCTCGCCTTCTGCAAGTCGCGGGGGGAACTGGGGCGGGCGCTGGAGCGGCTGGAGCGGGCGGCGCGTGTGGGGGCCTAG
- a CDS encoding argininosuccinate synthase: protein MSNPKIVLAYSGGLDTSIILKWLQTERGYDVVAFTADLGQGDEVEEARVKALNTGAVAAYALDLREEFVRDYVFPMFRSAALYEGYYLLGTSIARPLIAKKMVDIAQKEGAVAVSHGATGKGNDQVRFEMTAYALKPDVVTVAPWREWEFQGRADLEAFAREHGIPVPTTQKDPWSTDANLLHISYEGGILEDPWAEPPAHMFKLTVSPEEAPLEPEYVEVEFENGDPVAIGGERLTPAALLQRANEIGGRHGVGRVDLVENRFVGMKSRGVYETPGGTLLYHARRAVESLTLDREVLHQRDALAPKYAELVYNGFWFAPEREALQVYIDHVASSVTGTARLKLYKGNCIVVGRKAERSLYDKDLVSFEAGGDYNQHDAGAFIKLNALRMRVQARVEAKADKREVEKV from the coding sequence ATGAGCAACCCCAAGATCGTCCTCGCGTACTCCGGCGGCCTCGACACCTCGATCATCCTCAAGTGGCTCCAGACCGAGCGCGGCTACGACGTGGTGGCCTTCACCGCCGACCTCGGGCAGGGCGACGAGGTGGAGGAGGCGCGCGTCAAGGCGCTGAACACGGGCGCGGTCGCCGCCTACGCGCTGGACCTGCGCGAGGAGTTCGTGCGCGACTACGTGTTCCCGATGTTCCGCTCCGCCGCCCTGTACGAGGGTTACTACCTCCTGGGCACCTCCATCGCCCGGCCCCTGATCGCCAAGAAGATGGTCGATATCGCGCAAAAGGAAGGGGCGGTCGCCGTCTCGCACGGGGCGACGGGCAAGGGCAACGATCAGGTGCGTTTCGAGATGACGGCTTACGCGCTCAAGCCCGACGTGGTGACGGTCGCCCCGTGGCGAGAGTGGGAGTTCCAGGGCCGCGCCGACCTCGAAGCCTTCGCCCGCGAACACGGCATCCCGGTGCCCACCACCCAGAAGGACCCCTGGAGCACCGACGCCAACCTCCTGCACATCTCCTACGAGGGCGGCATCCTGGAAGACCCCTGGGCCGAGCCGCCCGCCCACATGTTCAAGCTGACGGTGAGCCCCGAGGAGGCGCCCCTTGAACCCGAGTACGTCGAGGTCGAGTTCGAGAACGGCGACCCGGTGGCGATTGGTGGGGAACGGCTGACTCCTGCCGCCCTGCTGCAACGGGCGAACGAGATCGGCGGACGGCACGGGGTCGGGCGGGTGGACCTCGTGGAGAACCGCTTTGTCGGGATGAAGTCGCGCGGGGTGTACGAAACGCCGGGCGGCACGCTGCTCTACCACGCCCGCCGCGCGGTGGAGAGCCTAACCCTGGACCGCGAGGTGCTGCATCAGCGCGACGCCCTGGCCCCCAAGTACGCTGAACTCGTCTACAACGGCTTCTGGTTCGCCCCCGAGCGCGAGGCGCTTCAGGTCTACATCGATCACGTCGCCTCCAGCGTCACCGGCACCGCCCGGCTCAAGCTCTACAAGGGCAACTGCATCGTCGTGGGCCGCAAGGCCGAGCGCAGCCTGTACGACAAGGACCTCGTGTCCTTCGAGGCGGGCGGCGACTACAACCAGCACGACGCGGGGGCCTTCATCAAGCTGAACGCCCTCAGAATGCGGGTGCAGGCGCGGGTGGAGGCGAAGGCGGACAAGAGGGAAGTCGAGAAGGTCTGA
- a CDS encoding GNAT family N-acetyltransferase, whose amino-acid sequence MTLALRPALPADVEIIQAQRDAMFLDMGSPAERVAQAHAASLKWFREALAGGSFSGVLAEQGGQVVGGAGVIWQSLPPSPRSLPVTRAYLLNVYVQPSARGQGLARRMLQHLLAECARRGVETVSLHASEAGRSVYEGLGFTPTNELRLTLGETP is encoded by the coding sequence ATGACCCTCGCCCTCCGACCCGCCCTCCCCGCCGATGTGGAAATCATCCAGGCCCAGCGGGACGCGATGTTTCTCGACATGGGGTCTCCTGCCGAGCGGGTGGCCCAGGCTCACGCCGCCAGCCTGAAGTGGTTCCGGGAAGCTCTGGCGGGCGGCTCTTTCAGCGGCGTGCTGGCCGAGCAGGGCGGGCAGGTCGTGGGGGGCGCGGGCGTGATCTGGCAGAGCCTGCCGCCCAGCCCCCGCAGCCTGCCCGTGACGCGCGCCTACCTGCTGAACGTGTACGTGCAGCCGTCTGCCCGCGGGCAGGGGTTGGCGCGCCGGATGCTGCAACACCTGCTGGCCGAATGCGCCCGGCGCGGCGTGGAAACGGTCTCTCTGCACGCCTCCGAGGCGGGGCGGTCCGTTTACGAGGGGCTGGGCTTCACCCCCACGAACGAGCTGCGCCTGACCCTGGGGGAGACGCCGTGA
- a CDS encoding GNAT family N-acetyltransferase, producing the protein MTFTLRPALPADAPVFHPVMMAAGMDPRSSWSRTTVDDVRWSLGQGGGFLAFIGEEAVGCVGWRPDGRETLTLNKLSTRPEARGRGIGAALVRAVEEVAARDGYARVLLAVSQYNLAVLPFYEHLGYRVDGGAVYAHANPHSPPPVVLVKEVGG; encoded by the coding sequence GTGACCTTCACCCTGCGCCCCGCTCTCCCCGCCGACGCCCCCGTCTTCCACCCCGTGATGATGGCGGCGGGCATGGACCCGCGCTCCAGTTGGAGCCGCACCACCGTGGACGACGTGCGCTGGAGCCTGGGGCAGGGGGGCGGCTTCCTCGCCTTCATCGGGGAGGAAGCCGTGGGCTGCGTCGGCTGGAGACCGGACGGGCGGGAGACCCTGACCCTCAACAAGCTCTCCACCCGCCCCGAAGCCCGGGGGCGAGGCATCGGCGCCGCCCTCGTGCGTGCGGTGGAGGAGGTCGCCGCGCGGGACGGGTACGCCCGCGTCCTCCTCGCCGTCAGTCAGTACAACCTCGCCGTCTTGCCCTTCTACGAGCACCTGGGCTACCGGGTGGACGGGGGGGCGGTGTACGCGCACGCCAACCCGCACAGCCCGCCGCCGGTGGTGCTGGTGAAGGAAGTGGGGGGATGA
- the argH gene encoding argininosuccinate lyase, which translates to MTHSTQDKKLWGGRFAEATDGLVELFNASVPFDQRLAEQDIRGSLAHVAMLGQASILTPEEVAQIQDGLNAVLADIRAGTFEWRLDREDVHMNVEAALRDRIGPVAGKLHTARSRNDQVAVDFRLFTKEAALDLAGKTRALRAVMVAEADRHLTSAGGGPVILPGYTHLQVAQPILLSHWFMAYAAMLERDEGRFEGAAERMDESPLGSSALAGTPWPIDRHATAAALGFTRPTANSLDGVGSRDFALEFLSACAILAAHLSRLSEELILYSTFEFGFLSLPDSHTTGSSIMPQKKNPDVAELARGKAGRVFGNLMGLLTVVKGTPLAYNKDLQEDKEGVFDSYDTLSIVLRLYADMLPRSVWHADVTKAAAARGFSTATDVADFLAREGVPFREAHEVVGGLVGLASRSGRQLWDLTDEELRAAHPLLSAEVARRLTVEESVRGRRSYGGTAPERVREAVDAAKAALE; encoded by the coding sequence ATGACCCACTCAACCCAAGACAAGAAACTCTGGGGCGGACGCTTCGCCGAAGCCACCGACGGCCTGGTGGAACTGTTCAACGCCTCCGTCCCCTTCGACCAGCGCCTCGCCGAGCAGGACATTCGCGGCTCGCTCGCCCACGTGGCGATGCTGGGGCAGGCCAGCATCCTGACGCCCGAAGAGGTAGCGCAGATTCAGGACGGGCTGAACGCCGTCCTTGCCGACATCCGCGCCGGGACCTTCGAGTGGAGGCTCGACCGCGAGGACGTGCACATGAATGTCGAGGCCGCCTTGCGCGACCGCATCGGCCCGGTGGCGGGCAAGCTCCACACGGCGCGCAGCCGCAACGATCAGGTGGCGGTGGACTTCCGGCTCTTCACCAAGGAGGCCGCACTCGATCTGGCCGGGAAGACCCGGGCGCTGCGGGCCGTCATGGTGGCGGAGGCGGACAGACACCTCACGTCGGCTGGGGGAGGGCCCGTCATCCTGCCCGGCTACACGCACCTTCAGGTCGCCCAGCCCATCCTCCTCTCGCACTGGTTCATGGCCTACGCCGCCATGCTGGAGCGCGACGAGGGCCGCTTCGAGGGCGCCGCCGAGCGGATGGACGAGTCGCCGCTGGGGTCCTCGGCGTTGGCCGGGACGCCGTGGCCCATCGACCGCCACGCCACCGCCGCCGCCCTCGGCTTCACGCGCCCCACCGCCAACAGCCTCGACGGGGTGGGGAGCCGGGACTTCGCGCTGGAGTTCCTCTCGGCCTGCGCGATTCTCGCCGCGCACCTCTCGCGCCTCTCCGAAGAACTGATCTTGTATTCGACCTTCGAGTTCGGCTTCCTGAGCCTGCCCGACTCGCACACCACCGGCTCCTCGATCATGCCCCAGAAGAAAAACCCCGACGTGGCCGAACTCGCGCGCGGCAAGGCGGGGCGCGTCTTCGGGAACCTGATGGGCCTGCTGACGGTGGTGAAGGGCACGCCGCTGGCCTACAACAAGGACCTTCAGGAGGACAAGGAAGGCGTTTTCGACTCCTACGACACCCTGAGCATCGTCCTGCGGCTGTACGCCGACATGCTGCCCAGGTCGGTGTGGCACGCGGACGTGACGAAAGCGGCGGCGGCACGCGGCTTCTCGACAGCGACGGATGTGGCCGACTTCCTGGCCCGGGAGGGCGTCCCCTTTCGCGAGGCGCACGAGGTCGTGGGCGGTCTGGTCGGCCTCGCCAGCCGTTCCGGGCGGCAACTGTGGGACCTGACCGATGAAGAACTGCGGGCGGCCCACCCCCTCCTGAGCGCTGAGGTCGCCCGCCGCCTCACCGTCGAGGAGAGCGTGCGGGGTCGGCGGAGCTACGGCGGCACGGCGCCCGAACGGGTGCGCGAGGCCGTGGACGCGGCGAAGGCGGCGCTGGAATGA